TCGAAATGGTGATCTTTGTCGGCATCCTGATGTTCGGCCTGCTCTACGCGTGGAAAAAGGGCCTGCTGCGCTGGTACTAAACGCGGACTGATCGGGACCCATGCTGGAACTCGACAAGTTGATCGGATTCGTCGGCGCGCAGATCGCTGCACTGGTGACAGCGCTCGGACTGGGACCGGATTGGGTGACGCTCGTGCAGTTGGTGGTCGCGGCGCTGACCCTGATCGGCTTCGCCTCAGTGATGGTGTTGGGGCTGGTGTACGCGGAACGCAAAGTCTCCGCGCACATCCAGATGCGCGTGGGGCCGATGCGCGTTGGCTGGCACGGGATCCTGCAGACATTGGCCGATGCCGTCAAGTTGCTCCAGAAAGAAGACATCACACCGTCGAATGTCGACCGCGCCATTTATTTTTGGGCGCCGATTGTGACGTTTGTAGCCGCCTTTGCGGTCTACGCGGTCATCCCCTTCGGCCGGGGACTGGTCGTCACCGATTTGAACATCGGCATACTCTATATCCTGGCGATCACAACATTCGGCGTCATCGGATTGCTGATGGCGGGATGGTCGTCGAACAACAAGTATTCACTGTTGGGCGGGTTCCGCTCGGCCGCGCAGGTGGTCTCCTACGAAGTGCCGATGGCGCTGGCGGTGATCGGCGTAGTGATGCTGACCCAGACGCTCTCGATGGTGCAGATCGTCGGGCAACAGGAGAAATTCTATCAGTGGTATGTGTGGCGTCAGCCGATCGGCTTTCTCATTTACTTTGTCGCCGCCACCGCCGAAGTCAATCGGACGCCGTTCGATCTGCCCGAGGCCGATTCGGAGTTGGTCGCCGGATTTGTCACCGAGTATTCCGGGATGAAGTTCGCGATGTTCTTCCTCGCGGAGTTTCTCAACATGTTCACGGTCGCGGCGATCGGCACGACGCTGTTCTTCGGCGGCTGGAACGGCCCCGTGTTGCCGTCGTGGATGTGGTTTCTGATCAAAACCCTCGCCGGGGTGTTCGTTTTGATGTGGATGCGCTGGACTTATCCGCGTCTGCGGGTCGACCAACTCATGGGATTCGCCTGGAAGTTTTTGCTGCCGCTGGCGATCCTCAACATTCTGATCACCGGGCTGTTCGTCGTGCTCTTTTAATCGGCCGATGGATACGATCACACTGGTCTTCTTCGCGCTGGCGCTGTTGATCATCACGAGCGCGCTGTTTGTGGTGACGTCGAAGAACATCTTCCACTCGGCGATCTTTCTGATTATGGCGCTCTTCGGCGCGGCGGGTATGTTCGTCATGCTGGAAGCGCCGTTTTTGGCGGCCGCGCAGGTGCTGATCTATGTCGGCGCCATTGCGATCCTGATGATCTTCGCGGTGATGCTGACTGCGCGCATCGCCGACGAATCGATCATTCACACCAATGAACAGGTGCCCGCCGGACTGGCGATTGCGCTGGGACTGCTGGCGGTCATCCTCTATGGACTGTGGAACACGCCGTTGACGATCCACGGCGGCACACCGCCGTCCGGCGGCGGTCACAAGTTGGGCGAGTTGTTCCTGACAACCTTCGTGCTGCCCTTTGAAGTCGTATCGGTGTTGCTGCTGGCGGCGCTGGTCGGCGCGTTGATCATCGCGCGGCGCGATCCCGGCGCGACACCGCGTCCGAACGATCAATCAGCGGAGCAGACCGGCGCATAGGACCGATCATGCATGTCGAAATCGGACTGAGTCACTACCTCGCGCTCTCGGCGATCGTCTTTTGCATCGGCGTGTTTGGAATGCTGACGCGCCGCAACGGAATCGGTGTGCTCATGTCGATTGAATTGATGTTCAATGCGGTCAATATCACGCTGGTCGCGTTCGCGCGGTATGTCACACCGGTGGAAATCACCGGGCAGGTGATCGCGGCGTTTACCATCGCGGTCGCCGCCGCCGAAGCGACCGTCGCGCTGGCGATCGTGCTGCTGATCTACCAGCACCATCGCGGAATCGATGTGGACCGGATCAACATCATGAAGTGGTAGGGATCGCCCCCCCTCTCCCTGTGGAAGAGGGCCGGGGTGAGGGAAACATAAAACAGACATAACATCATGCTCTCCCACGCCTGGATCATACCGCTTCTGCCGCTTTTGGCGATGGTGCTGATCATGTTCGTGACGCACCGAAACCGCACGATCTCCTCGGCGCTGTCGATCGCCGCGGTCGGCATCGGCTTTGTCTATTCGTGGATCATCGCCGTCGACATCTGGACATTCCCGGCGGTCCACCGCTTCAGTATCGAATGGCTCAATCTCGGGCCGTCGATGAACATCCCCCTGGGGATTCAGATCGATGGGCTGACGGCGATGATGCTGATCGTGGTGACGACCGTCTCGCTGATGGTCCAGATTTATTCGCTGGGTTACATGCACGGCGATCCGCGTTTCTCGCGATTCTACGCGTTCCTGTCGCTGTTTACGATGGCGATGACCACACTGGTACTGGCCGACAATTTTTTTCTGATGTTCGTCAGTTGGGAACTGGTCGGTCTGGCCTCATATCTGCTCATCGGCTATTACTTCGAAAAACAGTCCGCCGCCGACGCCGGAAAGAAGGCGTTCATCACGACCCGTCTGGGCGATCTGGGATTCATAGTCGGCCTGTTGATGCTGTACACCGCGTGCGGCACGCTGGCGTTCGACGGCGTCTTCGGAGCGGTGGAATCGGGCACACTCGGCGGTGGGTACCTGGCCGCGGCCGCGGTGTTTCTGTTCATGGGCGCAATCGGCAAGTCGGCCCAGGTGCCGTTGCATGTTTGGCTTCCGGATGCGATGGAGGGCCCGACCCCGGTCTCGGCGCTGATCCATGCCGCGACGATGGTGGTCGCCGGTGTTTATCTGGTCGCGCGTTCGATGACCATTTTCATGGCGGCCGAATCGGCGGCGATGCTGGTCGCCTGGATCGGCATCATCACCTCGGTCATGGCCGCCGGCATCGGTCTGGTGCAAAACGACATCAAGCGCGTGCTCGCCTATTCGACCGTGTCGCAACTCGGTTACATGATCATGGCGCTGGGATTGGGCGGCTTTACGGCGGGGACATTCCACCTGATGACGCACGCCTTCTTCAAGGCGCTGCTGTTTCTCGCCGCCGGTTCGGTCATCCACGCGGTGCACACCAATGACATTCGCGAGATGGGCGGACTCTTCCCCAAAATGAAAACGACGGCGACTACGTTTTTTATCGCCGCGTTTGCGATCGCGGGCATCTTCCCGCTCTCGGGTTTCTGGTCAAAGGATGAAATCGTCGCCGCAACGCTGGGCCATCCGATCTTCACCGCCCTGACGCTGTTGGTGGCATTCATGACCGCCTTTTACATGTTCCGTCTCTGCTTCCTTGTGTTTACCGGCAAGCCGCGCGACCAGCACAAGTTCGATCACGCGCACGAATCTCCCCGGTCGATGACGATGCCGCTGGTCTTCCTCGCGGTGCTATCGGTCATCTCGGGATGGATCGGACTGCCGTGGCTCACGCACGGTTTCTCATCGGTCGTCTATCACGGGCATCCGCACCACGCCGAGTTTCATCTGAACCTGGCGCTGATCGCCACCACGGCGGGGTTGGCCGGAATCGGACTGGCGTACCTGATGTATTACAGGCGTTCGCTCTCGCCGGAACGCATCGGCGCGGCGCTGCCGGGCGTGTATCGGACTCTGTTGAACAAATACTACGTCGATGAGGCATACGACGTCCTGTTCATCCGCCCCTACTACGCGATGTGCCGCGGATGGTTTTGGTTCGATCAGAACATCGTCGATGGTCTGGTCAATGGCACGGGAGCGTTCGCGCTGGGCTGGGGCCGTTTCCAACGGTGGTTCGACGAGACGTTTGTCGACGGCGCGGTTAACGGCATCGGACGCGTCACGCGCGGCTTCGGACTGGTGGTGCGTCATGTGCAGACCGGTCAGATGCAAAACTATGCCTTCATCATTTTTGCGGCGCTCGTGGTGATGTGGCTGCTGCGGTGAGTGAGCGACTGTTACGACGGGAGACCAAGCAATGTCCGGCATTCTATCGTGGATGATCTTCCTTCCCATCGCGGGCAGCGTCGCTGTCCTGCTGCTGCCGAAGGACAACCACAAGGCAATCCGGTGGACATCGGTCCTGTTCACTGCGATTCCGCTGCTGCTGTCGCTGATGCTGCTGTCGGCCTACGACAGCACGACCGCCGCCTTTCAGTTTCAGGAACAGGCGGCGTGGATCCCGGCGCTGAATGTCAACTATCACCTCGGAGTCGACGGGCTGGCGGTGCCGATGCTGTTTCTGACGGCGCTGCTGTCGTTTCTGTCGATCTTCATCTCGTTTAACATCGACAAACGCGTCAAAGAGTACTTCGCCTTCTTCATGCTGTTGGAGGCCGGTATGATGGGCGTCTTCTGCGCGCTCGATTTCTTCCTGTTCTATGTGTTCTGGGAAGTGATGCTGGTGCCGATGTATTTCCTGATCGGCATCTGGGGCGGACCGCGCAAAGAATACGCCGCCATCAAGTTTTTCCTCTACACGCTCTTCGGTTCGGTCTTCATGCTGGTGGCGATCCTGGCTTTGTATTTCACCTCGATGCCGCATTCGCTGTCGATCCTCGAACACATTCAGCGCGCGCCGCAGTTGGGACATGGATTCCAATTGTTTGCCTTCGTCTTTTTCTTCATCGCCTTTGCGATCAAGATCCCGACGCTGCCGTTTCATACCTGGCTCCCCGATGCGCATGTCGAGGCGCCGACCGCGGTCTCAGTCATTCTGGCCGGTGTGCTGCTGAAGATGGGAACGTACGCGCTGTTGCGCATCTCGTTTCCGATGTTCCCCCATGCGACCAGGTACTTCGCCTTCCCCATGGCCGTGCTCGGTGTCGCCGGCATCATCTATGGCGCCTTCGTCTGCATGGCGCAGAAGGATCTGAAGAAACTGGTCGCGTACTCATCGGTCTCGCACATGGGATACTGCCTGCTGGGCATGGCCGCGGTCGGCTCGGTCGCCGGGATTTCCGGGTGCATGTTCCAGATGGTCTCGCACGGACTGATCACCGGGGCGCTGTTTATGCTGGTCGGCGTGATCTACGACCGCACACACAACCGTGAGATCGACGCTTACGGCGGCATGTGGCTGAAGGTGCCCGTGTACACCGGCGTGATGATTCTCTTCGTGCTCGGATCGCTCGGACTGCCGGGACTGTCGGGGTTTGTCAGTGAGTTCATGGTATTCCTGGGCGCGTTCCCGTATTTCAGGACAACGGTCGCCATCGGCGTGATCGGCGTGCTGTTGACGGCGGTGTACTTCCTGCGCATGATCCAGAAGATGTTTTTGGGACCGATCGCCGGGCACAGCGAACAGTTGACCGAAATCAACGGACGCGAGCTCTTTGCGGTGATTCCGTTAGGCGTGTTGATGATCGCCATCGGCGTTTACCCGTCGCTGCTGAGCGATTACATCAAGGCCACGATCGAAAACCTGGTGCGGCTGATCGGGGCCTGAGAACAGTTTGTTCGAAACGCACATGAACAACGACGAAAGAGTCAGTGCTGTCCTTCTGAGGAGTTCCGTTCCGCCGAACGCGGGACGGGACGACGAAGAATCTGCTGTTGTCCCCCCATGCGGAAAGAAACAGATGCTGCGCTTCCCTCGGCTGCGCTCGGCACAAGTCGCCCGGGATGGCACAGTGGCCATGTGTGATTTCAGAGGGTAACGCGACCAGCCATGAGCTTCGACATCGCCGCCTTCTACGCCGACTGGGACATCATCCTCCCGGAGTCGTTCCTGTTGCTATGGGGCATGGCGATCATTTTTGCCGCCGTCTTGAAGAAGGGCGGCGACAACAATTCCGGCGCGTTCGCGGTCTGGACGATCATCGGCGTGCTGATCACCGCCGCCTGGGTGGCGTACACCGGCGACGGCGCCGCGTTCGGCGGCTCGCTGGTCTTCGACCGGCTCGCTGTGGTGTTCAAGGAAGTCGTGCTGCTGGCGTTGGTGTTGACCGTGGTGTCGTCGATCGACACGGTCGGACGCTTCCCCGCGCACCGCGGCGAATACTACGGCATGCTGCTGTTCTCGGCGGTCGGGATGATGTTGATGGTCTCGGCGACCGAACTCCTGCTGTTGTATCTCGCCATCGAGCTGTCGAGCATTTCGCTGATGGTCCTGGCGGCGTATCGCAAGACCAGCAGGCGCTCGGCCGAGGCGGGCCTGAAATATGTCATCTTAGGCGGCATTTCATCGGCGATTCTCTTATACGGTGTTGCTCTCCTCTATGGACTGACCGGCACGACCGAACTGGCCGCGATCAAGACATCGCTGGAGGACATCTACACACAGAATGCCGGCTTCCCCCCCGGCGTCTTTCTGGCGCTGATCTTTCTGTTGGCCGGATTCGGATTCAAACTGGCGCTGGCGCCGTTTCACATGTGGGCGCCCGATGTGTACGAGGGCGCGCCGACTCCGATCACGGCGTTTATCTCGGTGGCATCCAAAGCCGCGGCGGTGGCCGCGTTCATTCGCGTGTTCTTCGTTGGATTGGAGTACTCGCAGTCGCTCTGGCTGCATGCGATTGCGGTGATGGCGGCGCTGGCAATGATCATCGGCAATGTCACCGCCATCGTGCAAAGCAACATCAAACGCATGCTGGCGTACTCGTCGGTCGCGCAGATCGGATACATCCTGGTCGGAGCGGTCGCGCTCGACAGTTGGGGGACCGCGTCGATGGCGTTTTACTCGCTGGCGTATCTGTTCGCCAACATGGGCGCGTTCATGTGCGTGATCGCCTTCTCCGACCAAACCGGCTCCGATGACATCAACGATTACACGTCGCTGGCGCGGCGTTCGCCGGTGCTGGCGGCGCTCTTCGCCTTGTTCCTGCTGTCGTTGACCGGGATTCCGCCGACCGCAGGATTCATGGCAAAGTATTATGTCTTTTTGGCCGCGATCCGCGCCGGATACATGTGGCTGGTGATCATCGGGCTTCTGACTTCGGTGATCGCGCTGTACTACTACGCCGGCATCATCCGCAAAATGTATTTCCCGCTTGAGCAGCCCGAAGGCGGACTGAATATGTCCGGGTCGCTGCGTCTCGCCTTAACAATCGCCGCCGTCGGCACAGTACTTTTCGGCGTCTACCCCGGCCCCTTTGTCGACTGGGTCAAGAACGCCGCCGATCTGCTGATGGCCGCGCGGTAATTACTCGAATCCATATCAGGTTCTCGTAGGGGCACGGCGTGCCGTGCCCTGACCGCGCTGACCCGGCGCCCCTGCAGAATGAACGCGCTCACACAGCACCTGCGCCGCTCTGTCAAAACCCCATCCTCCCGCTTGACACTCCATAGGGATCGAGTATGATGATATCAGACACCCCGCTTTCAGAGGCGCATTCGAGGCCAAGCCATGCGCGCACGATCCTTCAAATCCCGGCTCTCCGTCAGTGCTCTTGCAATACTGGCACTCGCGTTAGCAGACACGCAACTCGCACACTCCGCTGACGACCCTCAATCCTCGCCGTTGTTTGACCAGAGCTTGCGGCAGTCGATCGACCGGCTAGACCCCACGGCTGCACCGCTTCCAGACAGCCAATTGCCCGAAGCGACGGACGTCGCTGACACGACAATTTCGTGTATATATGAATTGGTCTGTGTCGAAGGCGATCCGGATTCCGTGGCTGAATTGGGATTGGTCATTGGCATGCACCGCAAACGGAATTCCTGCTCCAGCAGATTCAATTGTGCGCAATTCACTCAGTCGATGATCGGCTCGCTCTGCTTGTCGTGGCGCTTTATACGGTGTGAATCGACGGATCTTCCTCCGATTCCCGGCGTGTGGATGCGCGATTACTACGACGCCTGTGCCTGTGGCGGAGGCACAACACGCGACGCATCACCGACGTGCCTTGTGCCGACATGCATTATGTCGACGTGCATCGGAGGAATGACGTGTACCGGAAGTTACGTATCCTGTGCGGGAGCGCCAACCTGCGACGGACCGACTTGCGATCCGCCGACCACGTGTGATCCACTTCCTACATGCGGTCAGCATACGACTTGTTCAGCCAACACAACTTGTAGCGCAACATGCCCGGTCTACAGCAGCTGCGCCGGGCACACCGCTTGCGACGCGACCTGCACTGGCGAAACCTGCGGGGAGAATACCTGTGCTCCGGCTGCAAGCTGCCCTGTGGGTCCGACTTGTTACGGGTCGTATACGTGCGGTCACGTCACGTGTGAACGCAGCACCACATGCACGACGTGCCATCTCATTCCGACATGTGAACCCACATGCTTTTCCCCCACTTGTCCAGACTATACCACATGCGGAACCACCTGCGATGGACAGACGTGCGAGGGCAGTACCTGCTCTCCACAATTCACTTGCGACGTCTGGATATCGACCTGCGTCGGAGTCTCCTGTGACGGCGCTACCTGTGACCCCTCCTTTGTCACCTGCATAGGGCCAACATGCCTGGCGACCTGCGGCGGAGGTCTCACCTGCAACGGCGAGACTTGTATACTGTATTCCACCTGTCCGGACCATTCCACCTGTGGCACAACGTGCGTGACGTCGACTTGCTCCGGATTCGTGACGTGTGGCAATACATGTGTCACTCCAACATGCGAACAGTACTCCACCTGCGGTTACCTCCCCAATTGCCTGTTGTGCAACTGCCCTTCGCAGGGCGATCTCAACCGCGATGGACGGCTCAATCTCATTGATCTTTTGGGGTTCCTGAACATCCTGATGGATCGACCGGTGACATACCGTGCCGATGCGACCTGCCCCGCCATCGACCGCGCTGATTTGAATTGCGATGACGAACACACGATGATCGATGTCATTATCATGGTCGATTACGTGTTCCGACGGGTCGACGATCGGTGTAATCCGTGCATCCAGTAAAGTCCTGTCTCCGACCCGCCCTTGGCTGACAGTGTGGACTCTGTTTGTAGAGGCACGACGCGTCGTGCCCCTACGACCGCAGATCATCGACATGTTTCGAGTCGCCCACCGTGGTGCGACTTTGCGTATCTTCCCCGCATGTCGATGGATCATGAAAACTTCGGCTACAACGCCACGGTCATCGACCATTTCCAGAACCCTCGCAACGCCGGGGACATGGACAACCCGTCGTGCATCGGTGTGGCGCGCAATTCCGACTGCGGCGACATGCTCAAGCTGACGTTGCGCATCGACGGCGACCGCATCACCGAGGTGAAGTTCAAGACCTTCGGCTGCGGCGCCGCGATCGCCTCGTCCTCGATGCTGACACTGTTGTTGAAGGACAAGTCAGTTGCCGACGCGGCACGGATTACCGACAGCGACGTCGCCGCGGCATTGGGCGGTCTGCCGGAGCACAAGATTCATTGCTCGGTGCTCGCGCAGGAGGCGACGGCGGCCGCATTGGCCGACTGGAAGAGACGCCATCAAATCCAACACTCGTAACTCTTCGTGTGCCGGTCAGCCCTTGGGCTGACGGTCGTCGCGCAGCGGCATCGCTCACGTTTCGTGTGCCGGTCAGCCCTTGGGCTGACGGTCGTCGCGCAGCGGCATCGCTCACGTTTCGTGTGCCGGTCAGCCCTTGGGCTGACGGTCGTCGCACAGCGGCAAAGCTCACGTTTCGTGTGCCGGTCAGCCCTTGGGCTGACGGTCGTCGCGCAGCGGCAAAGGTCACGTTGATCGGAGTCCTATAGGCCCATGGCCCGCGGTCAGCCCGAGGGCTGACCCGCACCGAACGCCCGTAACTCTTTCTGGAACATCACAATCAGTGCGAACTGTCGGCGGCGCCGATTGTTATGATACATTATGGGGGGAGTGCCGATCCGGTCAGTGAATGGTGGCCACGGCCGACATCTTGAGACGGGAGCCGGATTGGGGTATTATAGGGGGAGGGACGGAATAGAGCTGATGGGCACGTTGGTCAAACACGCAGAGGAGCAGCACCCATCGGTGTCGGCGTGTGCCGTCACCGCGCGTCCGGAGGATGACGTCCTGAGGGCGCGCATCCGCGGCCAGATCGACCGTTGGGACAAACGGCTGGTGATCCTGGCGCATCATTACCAACGCAAGGAAGTGGTGCCGTTCGGCAACTTTGTCGGAGACTCCTACTATCTCTCCAAAGTCGCGTCGCAACAGCAGCGGGCCGAACACATCGTCTTCTGCGGCGTGCACTTTATGGCCGAATCGGCGCGCATCCTCTGCCGTCCCGAGCAACGCGTCTACCTGCCGAACCTGCGCGCCGGCTGTCCCATGGCCGACATGGCCGATGAGATTCAGGTCGATGATTCCTGGGATTGGCTCGGCGAGCACTTCGACCAGAAGACGATCATCCCGATTTCCTACATGAACTCGGCGGCATCATTGAAGGCGTTCTGCGGCGCCAATGGCGGATTGATCTGCACCTCGTCGAATGCCGAGGCGGCGTTTCGCTGGGCATTCGCCCGCGGCGAGAAAGTCTTCTTCTTCCCCGATGAACATCTCGGCACCAACACGGCGAATCGTTTGTGTATCCCGCGCGAACAGCGCGTGATGTTCGATCCGCTGCACCCACCGACCGATCCGGAGCCGTTTCGTCGCGCAAAAGTCATCCTGTGGAAGGGATTCTGCCACGTGCATGTCAACTTCACGCCCGATCATGTGCGGCAGGTCCGACAGCACTACCCCGGCGTCAAAGTGGTCGTACACCCCGAATGCACCGAAGCTGTCGTCGATCTGGCCGATGCCGTGGGATCGACCGCGTTCATCACAAAGTACGTTGAAGCTCAGCCCGCCGGATCGATCATCGCCATCGGCACCGAGATCAACTTGACCTCGCGTCTGGCCGACGAGCATCCCGACAAGACGATCTTTGAGTTATCGGGACAGAACTGCCCATTGTGCGTCAACATGTTCCGTACTTCACTCGAAGACCTTGCGAACTGCCTCGATGAACTCGGCAGCGATTCCCACTCCAAAGAAATCACGGTCAAGCCCGAGATTGCCCGCGACGCGCGGTTGGCGCTGGATCGGATGCTGGAGTTGAAGCAGTAGCATCCGGCCGCGAGCCGCGCACGATTCCCCGGCATCACTCAACCGACCCCACGAGGCACGGAGTCATCCGCCCGTGTCCGGCACGGGCCGGATTCGTCTCCGATTGGTCGTACTTTTGCCTCTCAGAATCCCTATTTTGTCGGTCGATGCGCGGCGAGACCATCGGACAATACCGCATCATTGACAAACTCGGCGCCGGCGGCATGGGAGAGGTCTTTCTGGCGGAAGACACCAAACTCAAGCGCAAGGTCGCGCTGAAGTTTCTGCCGGAGAGTCTGAGTGCAGTCGCTGAAGCGCGCGCCCGTTTCGAACGGGAGGCGCGCGCGCAGGCGGCGCTGTCGCATCCCAATGTTGTCGTTGTCCACGATGTGGCTGTGCACAACGGACGGCCCTTCATCGTCATGGAACATATCGACGGGATGCCGCTCGGTGAGTATTGCCTCACAGAGAGTCCGTCGGTCAGTGCGAGAATTCGTCTGGCGATAGGAATTGCCGAAGGATTGGCGGCCGCTCACCGTGCGAGTATCATCCACCGCGACTTAAAGCCCGCGAACATCTTAGTCGCATCCGACGGACGCGCGAAGATTTGCGATTTCGGACTGGCGCACGCGCGCGCCGAGGCGCAGATCACGCGCGACGGTTCGACGCTCGGCACGGCGGCCTACATGTCGCCGGAGCAGGCGCAGGGACAGCCGGTCGACCAACGCTCCGATCTGTTCTCTTTCGGATCGGTTCTTTACGAAATGCTGACGGGCCAGCGCGCGTTTGCCGGCGAGCATGAAGCGGCTGTTGTTTACTCCATCATCCACGACGACCCCGAACCACTGTCACGGTGGGGCAGCGATGTGCCGCGCGGGCTCGAGGAAGTCATCGAGCGGTCGCTGAAGAAGAAACCGGATGAGCGTTACGGATCTGCCGATGAACTGCTGGCAGCATTGCGCGAGGTGAAACGCTCACTCGATGGCGGCGTGGCGGCGGCGGGCCAGACGGACCGCGACGCTCCTTCGATTGCGGTGCTGCCGTTTACCAACATGAGCGCCGATCCGGAAAACGAATACTTCTCCGACGGTTTGGCCGAGGAATTGATCAACGCCCTGACCAAGATTCCGCAACTGCATGTCGCCGCGCGGACCTCGTCGTTTGCGTTCAAAGGACGGGAATTGGACATTCGCGAGATCGGACGCAAGCTCGGAGTCGGTACGGTGCTGGAAGGCAGCGTGCGACGGGCCGGAAAACGCCTGCGTGTCACCGCCCAATTGATCAACGTGACCGACGGATACCATCTCTGGGCGGAACGCTACGACCGCGAGATGGAGGATGTCTTCGCCATCCAGGACGAAATCTCCGGAGCGATTGTCTCGACGCTCAAAGTCAGATTGGTGGGCGAAGACAATCGCCCTCAGGTACGACGCCCCACCGCGAATGTGGAAGCATACAGTCTGTATCTGCGGGGCCGTCACTTTTGGAGCGGGCGCACCGAAGACGGATTGCAACGCGCGATCGACTGTTACCAGCAAGCCATTGCGCTGGATCCGCGCTTCACTCTGGCGCATGTCGGCATCGCCGATTGCCGGCTGCTGTCATGCTCCTATCAGTTTCTGTCCCCGGCCGATTCGATCCCGTATGCCCGGGAGGCAGCGGCCCGCGCGATGACATTGGACTCGGAATCGGCCGAAGCGTACGAGTCTCGCGCGCACGTGCACATCCTGGATGACTGGGATTGGTCGGCGGCCGAGCGTGATTTCCGCCGGGCCATTGCGCTGGACCCCGGCTATGCCACCGCGCGCAACCGGCTCGGTTTGCTGCTGTCGCTGCTGGGACGCATCGATGCGGCGCTTGAGGAAAGTGAGACCGCGCGCGCGCTGGAACCGATGTCGCTGATCATCAACAACGCGTATGCTCTGCGGGCGTTCGAGCGACGTGAGTTCGATCGGGCGCTGAATCTGGTGAGCGATGTGCTGGAGATGAAGACCGACTTCGGTCCGGCCCGCATGCTCCTGGGTCAGATCTACGAACAGTTGGGTGACTACCAGCGGGCCGTGGCCGAGCTGCACCGGGCCAAATCCGCACTGGGCTCAAGCAGCGTG
The sequence above is drawn from the Candidatus Zixiibacteriota bacterium genome and encodes:
- the nuoL gene encoding NADH-quinone oxidoreductase subunit L, giving the protein MLSHAWIIPLLPLLAMVLIMFVTHRNRTISSALSIAAVGIGFVYSWIIAVDIWTFPAVHRFSIEWLNLGPSMNIPLGIQIDGLTAMMLIVVTTVSLMVQIYSLGYMHGDPRFSRFYAFLSLFTMAMTTLVLADNFFLMFVSWELVGLASYLLIGYYFEKQSAADAGKKAFITTRLGDLGFIVGLLMLYTACGTLAFDGVFGAVESGTLGGGYLAAAAVFLFMGAIGKSAQVPLHVWLPDAMEGPTPVSALIHAATMVVAGVYLVARSMTIFMAAESAAMLVAWIGIITSVMAAGIGLVQNDIKRVLAYSTVSQLGYMIMALGLGGFTAGTFHLMTHAFFKALLFLAAGSVIHAVHTNDIREMGGLFPKMKTTATTFFIAAFAIAGIFPLSGFWSKDEIVAATLGHPIFTALTLLVAFMTAFYMFRLCFLVFTGKPRDQHKFDHAHESPRSMTMPLVFLAVLSVISGWIGLPWLTHGFSSVVYHGHPHHAEFHLNLALIATTAGLAGIGLAYLMYYRRSLSPERIGAALPGVYRTLLNKYYVDEAYDVLFIRPYYAMCRGWFWFDQNIVDGLVNGTGAFALGWGRFQRWFDETFVDGAVNGIGRVTRGFGLVVRHVQTGQMQNYAFIIFAALVVMWLLR
- a CDS encoding iron-sulfur cluster assembly scaffold protein; the encoded protein is MDHENFGYNATVIDHFQNPRNAGDMDNPSCIGVARNSDCGDMLKLTLRIDGDRITEVKFKTFGCGAAIASSSMLTLLLKDKSVADAARITDSDVAAALGGLPEHKIHCSVLAQEATAAALADWKRRHQIQHS
- a CDS encoding NADH-quinone oxidoreductase subunit M; this encodes MSGILSWMIFLPIAGSVAVLLLPKDNHKAIRWTSVLFTAIPLLLSLMLLSAYDSTTAAFQFQEQAAWIPALNVNYHLGVDGLAVPMLFLTALLSFLSIFISFNIDKRVKEYFAFFMLLEAGMMGVFCALDFFLFYVFWEVMLVPMYFLIGIWGGPRKEYAAIKFFLYTLFGSVFMLVAILALYFTSMPHSLSILEHIQRAPQLGHGFQLFAFVFFFIAFAIKIPTLPFHTWLPDAHVEAPTAVSVILAGVLLKMGTYALLRISFPMFPHATRYFAFPMAVLGVAGIIYGAFVCMAQKDLKKLVAYSSVSHMGYCLLGMAAVGSVAGISGCMFQMVSHGLITGALFMLVGVIYDRTHNREIDAYGGMWLKVPVYTGVMILFVLGSLGLPGLSGFVSEFMVFLGAFPYFRTTVAIGVIGVLLTAVYFLRMIQKMFLGPIAGHSEQLTEINGRELFAVIPLGVLMIAIGVYPSLLSDYIKATIENLVRLIGA
- a CDS encoding NADH-quinone oxidoreductase subunit J — translated: MDTITLVFFALALLIITSALFVVTSKNIFHSAIFLIMALFGAAGMFVMLEAPFLAAAQVLIYVGAIAILMIFAVMLTARIADESIIHTNEQVPAGLAIALGLLAVILYGLWNTPLTIHGGTPPSGGGHKLGELFLTTFVLPFEVVSVLLLAALVGALIIARRDPGATPRPNDQSAEQTGA
- a CDS encoding NADH-quinone oxidoreductase subunit N; this translates as MSFDIAAFYADWDIILPESFLLLWGMAIIFAAVLKKGGDNNSGAFAVWTIIGVLITAAWVAYTGDGAAFGGSLVFDRLAVVFKEVVLLALVLTVVSSIDTVGRFPAHRGEYYGMLLFSAVGMMLMVSATELLLLYLAIELSSISLMVLAAYRKTSRRSAEAGLKYVILGGISSAILLYGVALLYGLTGTTELAAIKTSLEDIYTQNAGFPPGVFLALIFLLAGFGFKLALAPFHMWAPDVYEGAPTPITAFISVASKAAAVAAFIRVFFVGLEYSQSLWLHAIAVMAALAMIIGNVTAIVQSNIKRMLAYSSVAQIGYILVGAVALDSWGTASMAFYSLAYLFANMGAFMCVIAFSDQTGSDDINDYTSLARRSPVLAALFALFLLSLTGIPPTAGFMAKYYVFLAAIRAGYMWLVIIGLLTSVIALYYYAGIIRKMYFPLEQPEGGLNMSGSLRLALTIAAVGTVLFGVYPGPFVDWVKNAADLLMAAR
- the nuoK gene encoding NADH-quinone oxidoreductase subunit NuoK, with translation MHVEIGLSHYLALSAIVFCIGVFGMLTRRNGIGVLMSIELMFNAVNITLVAFARYVTPVEITGQVIAAFTIAVAAAEATVALAIVLLIYQHHRGIDVDRINIMKW
- the nuoH gene encoding NADH-quinone oxidoreductase subunit NuoH, yielding MLELDKLIGFVGAQIAALVTALGLGPDWVTLVQLVVAALTLIGFASVMVLGLVYAERKVSAHIQMRVGPMRVGWHGILQTLADAVKLLQKEDITPSNVDRAIYFWAPIVTFVAAFAVYAVIPFGRGLVVTDLNIGILYILAITTFGVIGLLMAGWSSNNKYSLLGGFRSAAQVVSYEVPMALAVIGVVMLTQTLSMVQIVGQQEKFYQWYVWRQPIGFLIYFVAATAEVNRTPFDLPEADSELVAGFVTEYSGMKFAMFFLAEFLNMFTVAAIGTTLFFGGWNGPVLPSWMWFLIKTLAGVFVLMWMRWTYPRLRVDQLMGFAWKFLLPLAILNILITGLFVVLF